From the genome of Acropora palmata chromosome 4, jaAcrPala1.3, whole genome shotgun sequence, one region includes:
- the LOC141878939 gene encoding uncharacterized protein LOC141878939: protein MAEKKTGLAFSGGGIRSAALCSGVLRRLLHRGVHVDYVSCVSGGNYTAAAYLDWKYRHDKTDDHTWHQEFFEHMRKRVGHFCDWQRHGGLQGLLDTMIMIALLITINLVIPVIMYSAGAFPGAFIIDFVFGKILREGFECEGGNISSARGNRCIDSCVQFDMTDPKVRDQSILFASLLISFAVCHVVKVSYTHVIRSFARLLQIVSGLVFAFTFIPWLIHQFSDVLPRWLKVSVFVFSIFFWLGCPPLRNQASCAIVLYSYAFVITWRVYQCRTFFMPEYTAELFYKLLLISSGLIWASPFLGIFSTATTFIYYKWRLQKAFFTRQSVGSHGCRGISCKDFFPILSCFPCCRTKHNPDNYPLKMSDLKAVTPEYVSNVAVDYWRLNSSSRSAPSFAVMSMSPCENQRIDQPGHTVDLSLSSDASQRIDSQPERKVKLPRSVNQADAMVTSAAVMALSPEQNEPFRDLQIMLGLTLRKGFKTGQPQEQPPLHRRLCYGLLALLIQSIAAFPIMFIALIAHVDWDTREEECYAVVVFVVYSIVFLGIAVMPTGSDPAPCYERLVRWCHVHLYQVRFLREVLKVNNVGPNPPAILSLSDGGRLEKYGLLYLLKRRLKKILIVDGSLIAQEADYSKSILKSMDQARQLLHCEFVGFDGRDVKEQMRKEYVEAPKGHGKPRHFRFWVQYFKEEKDGTYSMDGTGEVMIIAPRHPDKGVPPRDGMGTTWADYGEDLDTNEWGPGPVLSAEEVDRLTFCCCECCHTSVGCVSKISEKLCMGFPSTSTINQFFTPSLFTAYHREGYRACVESAAEDFLTVRETNDNV from the exons ATGGCAGAAAAAAAGACTGGCTTAGCTTTCTCCGGAGGTGGTATCCGCTCGGCTGCATTGTGTTCTGGGGTCTTACGGCGCTTGCTTCACAGAGGTGTCCATGTTGACTATGTCAGCTGCGTTTCCGGGGGCAACTACACTGCGGCTGCCTACTTGGATTGGAAATACAGGCACGACAAAACGGATGACCATACTTGGCATCAAGAGTTCTTCGAGCACATGCGCAAAAGAGTGGGTCATTTTTGCGATTGGCAAAGGCACGGAGGCTTGCAAGGCCTTCTGGATACGATGATTATGATTGCGTTACTCATAACAATCAACTTAGTTATTCCTGTTATTATGTACAGCGCTGGCGCATTTCCTGGCGCGTTCATCATTGATTTCGTGTTCGGCAAAATTTTACGCGAAGGTTTTGAGTGCGAAGGGGGGAACATTTCATCCGCCAGAGGGAACAGATGCATTGATTCGTGCGTGCAGTTTGATATGACCGACCCAAAAGTGAGGGATCAGAGTATTTTGTTCGCGTCGCTGTTGATATCATTTGCCGTGTGTCACGTGGTCAAAGTATCGTACACACACGTAATTCGCTCCTTTGCCCGCCTCCTGCAGATTGTCAGCGGCTTGGTGTTTGCATTCACATTTATTCCCTGGTTGATTCATCAATTTTCTGATGTTCTTCCAAGGTGGCTAAAAGTCTCTGTTTTCGTGTTTAGCATCTTCTTTTGGCTTGGATGTCCACCCTTGCGAAATCAAGCTTCCTGTGCAATCGTTCTTTACTCCTATGCATTCGTTATCACATGGCGAGTATACCAGTGTAGGACCTTTTTCATGCCCGAGTACACAGCGGAATTGTTCTATAAACTGCTTCTGATTTCCAGTGGTCTGATCTGGGCCAGCCCTTTCCTTGGAATTTTCAGTACTGCAACAACATTCATCTACTACAA GTGGAGGCTTCAAAAAGCGTTTTTTACTAGGCAGAGTGTTGGCTCTCATGGTTGCCGAGGAATCAGTTGTAAGGATTTCTTTCCGATTCTTTCGTGTTTTCCCTGTTGTCGTACCAAGCACAACCCAGACAACTATCCGCTGAAGATGTCAGACCTGAAGGCTGTTACGCCAGAGTACGTCAGTAATGTAGCGGTGGATTACTGGAGATTAAATTCCTCGTCACGAAGTGCTCCTTCCTTCGCAGTGATGTCAATGTCACCATGCGAAAATCAGCGCATCGATCAGCCTGGGCACACAGTGGATTTGTCACTATCATCCGACGCAAGTCAGCGCATCGATTCTCAGCCTGAACGCAAGGTGAAGTTGCCGAGAAGTGTCAATCAAGCAGATGCCATGGTAACTTCGGCTGCTGTTATGGCGCTGAGCCCAGAGCAGAATGAGCCCTTTAGAGATCTTCAGATCATGCTAGGACTAACTTTAAGGAAAGGATTCAAGACTGGACAGCCTCAGGAACAACCACCTCTACACAGGCGATTGTGTTATGGG ctgTTGGCATTACTGATCCAAAGTATTGCTGCTTTTCCCATAATGTTCATTGCTCTTATCGCTCATGTGGACTGGGACACTAGGGAGGAAGAATGCTATGCAGTTGTAGTGTTTGTTGTATACTCTATCGTTTTTCTTGGTATCGCCGTCATGCCAACGGGGAGCGATCCCGCCCCATGTTATGAACGCCTTGTCAG atGGTGCCATGTGCACTTGTACCAGGTTCGATTTTTACGAGAAGTTCTCAAAGTCAACAACGTTGGTCCCAATCCTCCGGCGATACTGTCACTAAGTGACGGAGGTCGCCTGGAGAAGTATGGTTTGCTGTATCTTCTGAAGAGGCGGTTGAAAAAGATCCTCATCGTTGATGGGAGCTTGATCGCACAGGAAGCTGATTATTCCAAGAGTATCTTGAAATCGATGGATCAAGCGAGACAGCTGTTACACTGCGAGTTCGTGGGTTTTGATGGCCGTGATGTGAAAGAGCAAATGCGTAAGGAATATGTAGAAGCTCCCAAGGGACATGGAAAGCCAAGACATTTCCGCTTTTGGGTTCAATATTTCAAGGAAGAGAAAGATGGCACTTACTCCATGGATGGTACAGGTGAGGTCATGATAATTGCTCCTCGTCACCCGGACAAGGGTGTTCCACCTCGAGATGGAATGGGTACAACATGGGCAGATTACGGAGAAGATCTGGATACAAACGAGTGGGGTCCAGGTCCCGTTCTGAGTGCAGAAGAAGTGGATCGACTGACTTTTTGCTGTTGTGAATGCTGTCATACAAGCGTTGGGTGTGTATCAAAGATCTCTGAGAAGCTTTGTATGGGTTTCCCAAGCACTTCGACGATAAATCAGTTTTTTACGCCCTCGCTTTTCACCGCATATCACAGGGAGGGATATCGCGCATGCGTGGAATCAGCTGCCGAAGACTTCTTAACAGTCAGGGAAACAAATGACAATGTTTAG